One window of Quercus robur chromosome 12, dhQueRobu3.1, whole genome shotgun sequence genomic DNA carries:
- the LOC126708260 gene encoding uncharacterized protein LOC126708260: MAPTDDAMVDFTFDLEIHVGGCFVEEPTIQYVGGSVRLLTEIDPDKLSYFEIRDLCHLVGAPKEHSRYKYLIPDGDLQHDLRDIETNTDVVNMTNLHKAWYVEKIIIYTDIDVEPLAVEYPDAGGVADGGVGGDGGGVADGVGGHAGGDNVEIDDDDDDDDDDWLNEGLEGDGFGDDVFAAQNSAPQCSAPNTNPESSNAPHTDPEWAEPALEDDLVSMDGSNDEQVPEQVEFNAKSDMRNVVLKKEMKFPNAKVFRAALREYAIKKPIDIKFKLNERTKISVHCKNGCEWRCYASQISGELTFQIKTLTDDCTCPKSFKNSQATSAYVAKRFIEDFSKNLNWEVSGVHNHVMQNLFVDLSVNQVYRSKRNAKDLINGDEQLQYGVLRDYAQMITIVDKGSRVILQTKMAEETSQPKFKRMYVRFNAQKVGFLGGCRPFIGLDGCHIKHRFGGQILSATAKDANDNIFLVAMAVVEQETRESWIWFLEIFADDIGRLEELQLVFISDRQKGLIPAIETLFPTVEHRYYVKHIYNNFKVDHKGLELNDALWRCAAATTVREFERCMQYIRDLDEKAYEYLANIAPVQWTRSHFTPRALTDCLVNNLSESFNAMILKSRDKPILAMLEWIRVRLMTRLYTKREGIQKYAGKLCPSIQDRLEKLKVESKAFSATPAGSFLYEVGS; the protein is encoded by the exons atggcgccaactgatgatgcc ATGGTTGACTTCACATTTGACCTTGAAATTCATGTTGGGGGATGTTTTGTGGAGGAGCCAACCATACAATATGTGGGTGGGTCTGTACGTTTACTGACAGAGATTGACCCTGACAAGTTGAGTTACTTTGAAATTCGGGATTTATGCCATCTAGTTGGTGCTCCTAAGGAACACAGTAGATATAAGTATTTAATTCCTGATGGTGATCTACAGCATGATTTAAGAGACATAGAAACAAATACAGATGTCGTAAACATGACTAACCTTCATAAGGCATGGTATGTtgaaaaaatcataatctaTACTGACATAGATGTGGAGCCATTGGCAGTTGAGTATCCTGATGCAGGGGGAGTGGCAGATGGTGGTGTAGGTGGTGATGGAGGGGGAGTGGCAGATGGTGTAGGTGGTCATGCAGGTGGTGAT AATGTTGAaatagatgatgatgatgatgatgatgatgatgattggctAAATGAAGGCCTAGAGGGGGATGGCTTTGGTGATGATGTATTTGCTGCTCAAAACTCAGCTCCACAATGTTCTGCTCCCAATACAAAcccagaatcaagcaatgcaccccACACAGACCCTGAGTGGGCTGAGCCAGCCCTTGAGGATGACCTGGTAAGCATGGATGGGTCTAATGATGAGCAGGTACCTGAGCAAGTAGAGTTTAATGCTAAGAGTGACATGAGAAATGTTGTACtgaagaaggagatgaagttCCCTAATGCAAAGGTGTTCAGAGCTGCTTTGAGGGAGTATGCAATCAAAAAACCTATTGACatcaaattcaagcttaatgagaGGACTAAGATATCAGTTCACTGCAAGAATGGGTGTGAGTGGAGATGCTATGCATCTCAAATAAGTGGAGAgctaacatttcaaattaagACCTTGACTGATGACTGTACTTGTCCCAAGTCTTTCAAAAACAGCCAAGCAACATCAGCTTATGTTGCTAAGAGGTTCATTgaggattttagcaaaaatctAAATTGGGAAGTGAGTGGTGTACACAACCATGTGATGCAAAATTTATTTGTTGACCTAAGTGTGAACCAAGTGTATAGGTCAAAGAGAAATGCAAAGGATTTGATAAATGGAGATGAGCAACTGCAATATGGTGTCCTTAGGGACTATGCACAAATGATAACCATTGTAGACAAGGGGAGTAGAGTTATACTGCAAACAAAAATGGCTGAGGAGACGTCCCAGCCAAAATTTAAGAGGATGTATGTTAGGTTCAATGCTCAGAAGGTAGGATTTTTAGGTGGATGCAGGCCATTTATAGGTTTAGATGGTTGTCACATAAAGCACAGATTTGGTGGGCAAATCTTATCTGCCACTGCCAAGGATGCaaatgacaacatttttctaGTAGCCATGGCTGTTGTGGAACAAGAAACCAGGGAGTcttggatatggtttttggaaatttttgctgATGATATAGGGAGGCTAGAGGAGCTTCAGTTGGTCTTCATTTCTGATAGGCAAAAG GGGCTTATACCTGCAATAGAGACACTATTCCCTACCGTGGAGCATAGATACTATGTGAAACACATCTATAACAATTTCAAAGTTGATCACAAGGGATTGGAGCTGAATGATGCATTGTGGAGGTGTGCTGCTGCCACAACAGTAAGGGAGTTTGAGAGATGCATGCAGTACATAagggatttggatgaaaaggcATATGAGTATCTTGCAAACATTGCACCTGTACAGTGGACAAGGTCACACTTCACTCCTAGGGCCTTAACAGATTGTTTGGTAAATAATTTGAGTGAGTCTTTTAATGCAATGATATTGAAGTCTAGGGACAAGCCTATCTTGGCAATGTTGGAGTGGATTAGAGTTAGACTTATGACTAGGCTTTACACAAAAAGGGAAGGGATACAGAAGTATGCTGGAAAGTTGTGTCCAAGCATACAAGATAGGTTGGAGAAATTGAAGGTTGAAAGTAAGGCGTTTAGTGCTACCCCAGCTGGTAGTTTCCTTTATGAGGTAGGCAGTTAG
- the LOC126710028 gene encoding uncharacterized protein LOC126710028 — translation MEIYKEVLPPMPGQSEWAETGQPAPLAPHIYKPLGRPPKQRKRASDEPRNPYKASRQNRPVRCGKCKKEGHNSRGCKAGIIGETPWQRRQRLQREKAAREGVPAPRSAPQPAPQPPS, via the exons atgGAGATATACAAGGAGGTACTTCCTCCCATGCCTGGTCAGTCAGAATGGGCTGAGACTGGACAGCCTGCTCCCCTGGCACCTCACATATACAAACCACTAGGCAGACCAcccaagcaaagaaagaggGCTTCTGATGAGCCTAGGAACCCTTACAAAGCAAGTAGACAGAACAGACCTGTAAGATGTGGGAAATGCAAAAAGGAAGGGCATAACTCAAGAGGGTGCAAGGCTGGCATCATTGGGGAGACACCATGGCAGAGGAGACAGAgacttcaaagagaaaaagct GCAAGGGAAGGGGTGCCTGCACCTAGATCTGCACCTCAGCCTGCACCTCAGCCACCATCCTAG
- the LOC126708261 gene encoding protein FANTASTIC FOUR 4-like, whose protein sequence is MYSSEPQDSGGWSFLQALTNTTNNNSQANDGNSYTTNESFLRLSENSLQMCTEILGDETGSIVFESEEICTKNNTPKRQKDSSKKNNQCKSLPPPLSSSGVLRIRPHRESGRLILQGPVHDDNDEEEEEETGSVVLENEEIRTDNNSPKKQPDSSSSKNNDEEECRSTVFPPPLSSTGVLHTRPHHGEGGGPILQPVPAHDEQETEEELDEQVLEKQEQEQEQLQEDEEK, encoded by the coding sequence ATGTACTCAAGTGAACCCCAAGACTCAGGTGGCTGGAGCTTCCTCCAAGCTCTAACCAACACTACCAACAACAATTCCCAGGCTAACGATGGCAATTCCTACACTACCAACGAGAGTTTTTTGAGGCTAAGTGAAAATAGTCTTCAAATGTGCACCGAAATCCTAGGAGATGAGACAGGGAGTATTGTCTTTGAAAGCGAAGAGATTTGTACTAAAAACAATACTCCAAAGAGGCAGAAAGATTCGTCCAAGAAGAATAATCAGTGTAAGAGTTTGCCACCACCGTTGAGCTCAAGTGGTGTGCTGCGTATTAGGCCTCATAGAGAAAGCGGTCGCCTTATTCTTCAAGGGCCTGTccatgatgataatgatgaagaagaagaagaagaaacaggtAGTGTTGTCCTCGAAAATGAAGAAATTCGTACTGACAACAATTCTCCAAAGAAGCAGCCAGattcatcatcatcaaagaaTAATGATGAAGAAGAATGTAGGAGTACTGTTTTCCCACCACCTTTGAGCTCAACTGGTGTGCTGCATACTAGGCCTCATCATGGAGAAGGTGGTGGCCCTATTCTTCAACCTGTTCCAGCCCATGATGAACAAGAAACTGAGGAAGAGCTTGATGAGCAAGTTCTTgaaaaacaagaacaagaacaagaacaattacaagaagatgaagaaaagtgA